In Granulicella sibirica, the following proteins share a genomic window:
- a CDS encoding SDR family oxidoreductase: protein MADTTQQGTKELHDPRERFAKPPFPQGKQSGVGSSEQLDPKAEYGENTYVGHGKLRGRAALITGADSGIGRAVALCFAKEGADILFTYLPEEQEDADETVRLVEAAGRRAVAHPGDIQQKQFCEELVDATVEEFGRLDILVNNAAFQRTHEFLEDIEEEEFDRTFRTNVYATFFLTQAALPKMQPGGVILNTCSIESYQPDESLVAYAATKSSLVSLTKSFAKLAIKQGVRVNGVAPGPVWTPLIPATMPEEEVKTFGSKTAFERPAMPVEQAAVFVFLASDDASYITGEIYGATGGKTPF, encoded by the coding sequence ATGGCAGACACAACACAGCAAGGCACAAAGGAATTACACGATCCGAGGGAGCGTTTTGCGAAACCCCCATTCCCACAAGGTAAGCAGTCTGGTGTCGGAAGCTCGGAGCAACTTGACCCCAAAGCTGAATACGGCGAAAACACCTATGTCGGTCACGGCAAACTGCGGGGCCGAGCCGCGCTGATCACGGGGGCAGACAGCGGGATTGGCCGTGCCGTCGCACTTTGCTTTGCGAAGGAGGGCGCAGATATTCTCTTCACCTATCTCCCAGAGGAACAGGAAGACGCGGATGAGACGGTGAGGCTAGTGGAAGCTGCCGGCCGAAGGGCGGTTGCGCATCCGGGTGATATCCAACAGAAGCAGTTTTGCGAGGAACTCGTTGACGCAACCGTTGAAGAATTTGGACGGTTGGATATCCTGGTCAACAACGCAGCCTTCCAAAGAACCCATGAATTCCTCGAAGACATAGAAGAAGAGGAGTTCGACAGAACCTTTCGTACCAACGTATATGCAACGTTCTTCCTGACTCAAGCTGCACTCCCTAAAATGCAGCCAGGTGGAGTCATTCTCAACACGTGTTCCATCGAGTCCTATCAGCCCGATGAGTCGCTCGTCGCCTATGCCGCTACAAAGTCCAGTCTTGTGAGCCTGACGAAGAGTTTCGCGAAGCTGGCCATCAAGCAAGGTGTTCGCGTAAACGGCGTTGCGCCCGGTCCCGTTTGGACACCCCTGATCCCCGCAACGATGCCTGAGGAGGAGGTTAAAACCTTTGGCAGCAAGACAGCCTTCGAACGGCCTGCCATGCCAGTGGAGCAGGCTGCAGTGTTTGTATTCCTTGCCTCCGATGATGCAAGCTACATCACAGGTGAGATCTATGGTGCGACAGGCGGAAAGACGCCCTTCTAG
- a CDS encoding manganese catalase family protein has product MYYTDKKLQFPVTVEKPNPVFARMLQQAIGGVEGEIRVCMQYFFQAWGSRGPAKYRDMLLNTATEEISHIEMLATAVALNLEKAPVSFQEEMAADPIAGAVMNGMDMRHILSTGLAAMPSDANGVSFNMSHIYASGNIAGDMYCNVAAEATGRVLAVRLYNATDDPGMKKMLAFNIARDTMHQQQWLAVLEELGPSHLPVPNSFPQSQENQDYSYKFFITTTDKQVGNQEGQSWTSGTAPDGHGQFEPFIAGPLEGAGEPNLGFGRPDTFGQKEQALGTATGVLEKGKDLLSRMTHPNLLSEKDQIS; this is encoded by the coding sequence ATGTACTACACAGATAAAAAGCTTCAATTCCCCGTGACAGTTGAAAAGCCAAACCCGGTTTTCGCGCGGATGCTTCAGCAGGCAATCGGCGGCGTCGAAGGCGAGATTCGCGTTTGTATGCAGTACTTCTTTCAGGCATGGGGCTCGCGTGGTCCTGCCAAATATCGTGACATGCTCCTGAATACTGCCACGGAGGAGATTTCACACATCGAGATGCTCGCCACTGCGGTGGCCCTCAACCTTGAGAAGGCACCCGTTTCTTTTCAGGAGGAGATGGCAGCCGATCCGATCGCCGGAGCCGTGATGAATGGCATGGATATGCGTCATATCCTTTCTACTGGTCTGGCCGCCATGCCTTCCGATGCGAATGGCGTATCGTTCAACATGTCGCACATCTATGCCAGCGGAAACATCGCGGGCGATATGTACTGCAACGTGGCCGCGGAAGCGACAGGGCGCGTGCTTGCTGTTCGGCTTTATAACGCGACCGATGATCCTGGTATGAAGAAGATGCTAGCCTTCAACATCGCGCGAGACACGATGCACCAGCAACAATGGCTTGCTGTTCTGGAAGAGCTTGGTCCTTCGCACCTTCCGGTGCCTAACTCCTTCCCCCAGTCACAGGAAAATCAGGATTACAGCTACAAATTCTTCATCACCACAACTGACAAGCAGGTCGGCAATCAGGAAGGACAGTCGTGGACATCAGGCACCGCGCCGGATGGGCATGGACAATTCGAACCTTTCATTGCAGGTCCGTTGGAGGGGGCCGGCGAGCCCAACCTTGGGTTTGGCCGTCCTGATACTTTTGGGCAGAAGGAACAGGCTCTGGGAACCGCTACCGGCGTTCTGGAAAAGGGCAAAGATCTTCTGTCTCGCATGACACACCCCAACCTGCTCAGTGAGAAAGATCAGATCTCATGA
- a CDS encoding inorganic diphosphatase produces MEKKALADPSRIQPYDESGTLQVVIETPKGSRNKYAFDHARAVIVLKKVLPSGMVFPFDFGFVPSTLAEDGDPIDVLVLMDEPAFPSCVLEARIIGVIEGEDVLEGGGTQRNDRLVAVAMMSDAYEDVGSVADLPAQLLRSIEQFFSNYPKVLSGKAYNLLGTKGILEANTLIKSAQRLYSDRPSAH; encoded by the coding sequence ATGGAAAAGAAAGCTTTAGCAGATCCCTCCCGGATTCAGCCGTACGATGAGTCCGGAACTCTCCAGGTTGTCATTGAGACCCCCAAAGGCAGCCGGAACAAGTACGCGTTCGATCACGCACGAGCCGTGATTGTGCTCAAGAAGGTTCTCCCCTCCGGAATGGTATTCCCTTTCGATTTCGGCTTCGTTCCTTCGACCTTGGCCGAAGACGGTGATCCAATCGACGTTCTAGTGCTCATGGATGAACCAGCCTTTCCCAGCTGTGTCCTTGAAGCTCGCATCATCGGTGTTATCGAGGGAGAAGACGTCCTTGAAGGGGGCGGCACACAGAGGAATGACCGTTTGGTTGCAGTGGCCATGATGAGCGATGCTTATGAAGATGTCGGTTCTGTTGCCGATCTTCCCGCTCAACTGCTCCGGAGCATCGAGCAGTTCTTCTCAAACTATCCCAAGGTGTTGAGTGGAAAGGCTTACAACCTCCTCGGAACAAAGGGAATACTGGAGGCAAATACACTTATTAAATCGGCCCAACGCCTCTATTCTGATCGTCCCTCGGCTCACTAA
- the malQ gene encoding 4-alpha-glucanotransferase → MSNLVKLAQLLGIQDVIPTRDGQEQPISDATRRSLLKSVGIDAKDEDQAQASLLTLEDSSWTQPLPPVLVTQRGKRGIMVPVTLDHDTETLRWSVTLEDHREHFSEVSFRDLELIDQKTLNRRTLERRNLFLTAEIPDGYHDLRMEGVPAVCRLIVTPETCWLPTVQEGSGRIWGVATQLYLLRSEQNWGIGDYSDLKKLLELAKKEGADIVGVNPLHAMFLDKPGDASPYSPSDRMLLNVLNIDLNDIPELAHSTEARTLIESAAFQTMLRECREANLLDYEKVAATKLPILRLLFSTFDTEGHSELKEAFTSFHEERSDVLDRSCLFQALRMYVAETDSGFRESQVWPEQYRDAKASGVEEFTRREPERIRFQLWLQWTADRQLKRAHEAAAGMKIGLYRDLAVGSHASGAETWSRPDLFAADVQIGAPPDQFNPAGQNWGLPPLNPQAMQRDGYRTFIELLRANMRYAGALRIDHVMALRRLYWIPPHGETKDGAYVFYPIDDLVGIIALESQRNCCVVIGEDLGGVPDGFRERMAEANILSYRVLAFERGEESFHTPNEYPHLALSVAGNHDLPTLPGWWCGNDIELRERLKLFPDADSAQQAREMRSRDRAALMRAFAKEGLLSDQLDITSAEFCQASHEFLARTRSLLTIVQLDDLMREPEQVNVPGTSNENPNWRRKLSRTLEQMDKDESLSRLSSLMQSAVATT, encoded by the coding sequence ATGAGCAACCTTGTAAAACTAGCGCAGCTCCTCGGCATCCAGGATGTCATTCCCACACGAGATGGTCAGGAGCAACCAATCTCGGACGCGACCCGAAGGTCACTACTGAAGAGTGTTGGGATCGACGCAAAAGATGAAGATCAGGCGCAAGCTTCCTTGCTGACCCTCGAGGACTCATCCTGGACGCAACCTCTTCCACCCGTCCTCGTGACTCAGCGCGGCAAGCGAGGGATCATGGTTCCGGTCACCTTGGACCATGACACCGAAACTTTACGTTGGTCTGTGACGCTGGAAGATCATCGGGAGCATTTTAGTGAAGTGTCGTTTAGGGATCTCGAGCTGATCGACCAGAAGACTCTCAATAGGCGCACACTGGAACGGCGCAATCTGTTTCTTACCGCTGAGATCCCTGATGGCTACCATGACCTTCGCATGGAAGGGGTTCCGGCAGTTTGCCGTCTCATTGTTACGCCTGAAACTTGCTGGCTTCCCACGGTCCAGGAAGGTAGTGGTCGGATCTGGGGGGTGGCGACGCAACTCTACCTTCTTCGCTCAGAGCAGAACTGGGGAATTGGTGACTACTCCGACCTCAAAAAACTACTCGAACTTGCAAAGAAGGAAGGCGCTGACATTGTAGGAGTAAACCCACTCCATGCCATGTTTCTCGACAAGCCTGGAGACGCTAGTCCCTACTCACCCTCTGATCGTATGCTTCTGAACGTGCTCAACATTGACCTCAACGATATCCCTGAGCTCGCACACTCCACGGAAGCTCGGACGCTCATCGAGTCTGCGGCCTTTCAGACGATGCTCAGAGAATGCCGCGAAGCAAACCTCCTCGATTACGAGAAGGTAGCCGCTACAAAACTACCAATCCTCAGGCTTCTGTTCTCCACTTTCGACACAGAAGGACATTCAGAGTTGAAGGAAGCCTTCACCTCTTTTCACGAGGAGCGAAGTGACGTACTCGATCGGTCCTGCCTCTTCCAGGCTCTTCGGATGTACGTCGCCGAGACTGACTCAGGCTTCCGAGAATCCCAAGTATGGCCTGAGCAGTATCGAGATGCAAAAGCAAGCGGCGTAGAGGAGTTTACGCGAAGAGAACCTGAACGAATCCGCTTCCAGCTTTGGCTTCAGTGGACGGCAGACCGGCAACTCAAAAGGGCCCACGAGGCTGCGGCGGGAATGAAGATTGGTTTATATCGCGACTTGGCGGTTGGTTCTCACGCATCGGGAGCAGAAACCTGGAGTCGGCCAGACTTGTTTGCGGCCGATGTTCAAATAGGAGCGCCTCCAGATCAGTTCAACCCTGCAGGACAAAATTGGGGGCTGCCGCCTCTCAATCCTCAAGCCATGCAGCGGGATGGGTATAGGACATTCATCGAGCTTCTTCGAGCTAACATGCGCTATGCGGGCGCACTCCGGATCGATCACGTCATGGCTCTGCGAAGGCTTTACTGGATACCGCCACACGGTGAAACCAAAGATGGCGCCTATGTGTTCTATCCGATCGACGACCTGGTCGGCATCATTGCACTGGAAAGCCAACGCAACTGCTGCGTCGTCATCGGCGAAGATCTTGGGGGCGTTCCTGACGGATTTAGAGAGCGCATGGCGGAAGCGAACATCCTATCCTACCGGGTACTCGCATTCGAACGTGGCGAGGAGTCTTTTCATACACCTAACGAATACCCTCATTTGGCTTTAAGCGTAGCCGGCAACCACGATCTTCCCACCCTTCCAGGTTGGTGGTGCGGAAATGATATTGAACTGCGCGAGAGACTCAAGCTCTTCCCCGATGCGGACAGCGCTCAGCAGGCGCGAGAGATGCGCAGCCGGGACCGTGCCGCTCTCATGAGGGCTTTCGCGAAAGAGGGACTTCTCAGTGATCAGCTGGATATCACCTCTGCCGAGTTTTGCCAGGCATCTCACGAGTTCCTGGCACGCACGCGATCGCTGCTGACTATCGTTCAGCTTGACGACCTCATGCGCGAACCCGAGCAGGTCAATGTCCCAGGAACCTCCAATGAGAACCCAAACTGGAGGAGAAAGCTGTCTCGCACACTGGAGCAAATGGACAAAGATGAGAGCCTGAGCAGACTGTCGTCTCTGATGCAGTCTGCAGTCGCTACTACGTAA